One window of Phycisphaeraceae bacterium genomic DNA carries:
- a CDS encoding amidohydrolase family protein produces MSDWKLSAAIGLMLVAGAALAQDIAIKGKKVYTMSGAPISDGVVVVKDGKIAGVGRASEVTLPDGVKVIEAAVVTPGLVDARGTVGVSGLFNTRQDSDQLEKSAPIQPEMRAIDAYNPMDKLVEWVRGFGVTAVNTGNAPGALVSGQTIVVKTAGNTVDEAVILSPAMVTATIGPGAFESGGKAPGTRGKQVAMLREELIKAQEYARKRSAAEAKKKVGEPAESGSEDSKEEEKKDSDARNLRLEMLSDVLAGKVPLAITVNRAQDIESALRVQKEFGFKLILDMAAESYLVADQLAKANVPVTLHPTMYRAVGEAENLSFETAAKLKKAGVLFAIESGYESYVPKTRVVLFEAAVAAANGLKFEDALASITIDAAKILGVDKRIGSLEVGKDADVALYDGDPFEYTTHCVGTVVDGRVVSEGKK; encoded by the coding sequence ATGAGCGATTGGAAACTGAGCGCGGCGATCGGGTTGATGTTGGTTGCCGGCGCGGCGCTCGCGCAGGACATCGCCATCAAGGGCAAGAAGGTCTACACCATGAGCGGCGCGCCGATCTCGGACGGCGTGGTCGTCGTGAAAGACGGAAAGATCGCGGGCGTCGGAAGAGCCTCGGAAGTCACGCTGCCCGACGGCGTGAAGGTGATCGAGGCCGCGGTGGTCACGCCGGGGCTCGTCGATGCACGCGGCACGGTCGGTGTCTCGGGCTTGTTCAACACCAGGCAGGATTCGGATCAGCTCGAGAAATCCGCTCCGATCCAGCCCGAGATGCGCGCGATCGACGCGTACAACCCGATGGACAAGCTCGTGGAATGGGTGCGCGGATTCGGCGTGACGGCCGTGAACACCGGTAACGCGCCGGGCGCGCTCGTGAGCGGACAGACGATCGTCGTCAAGACGGCTGGAAACACGGTGGACGAAGCCGTGATCCTGTCGCCCGCGATGGTGACCGCGACAATCGGACCGGGCGCGTTCGAATCCGGCGGCAAGGCGCCGGGCACGCGCGGCAAGCAGGTCGCGATGCTGCGCGAGGAGTTGATCAAGGCGCAGGAATACGCCAGAAAGCGCAGCGCGGCCGAAGCAAAGAAAAAGGTCGGCGAACCGGCCGAGTCGGGGAGCGAGGATTCGAAGGAAGAAGAAAAGAAGGATTCCGACGCGCGGAATCTCCGCCTCGAGATGCTCAGCGACGTGCTCGCCGGGAAAGTGCCGCTGGCGATCACGGTGAACCGCGCGCAGGACATCGAGAGCGCGCTGCGCGTGCAGAAGGAATTTGGCTTCAAACTGATTTTGGACATGGCCGCGGAGAGTTACCTCGTCGCCGATCAGCTGGCGAAGGCGAACGTGCCGGTGACGCTGCACCCGACGATGTATCGCGCGGTGGGCGAAGCGGAGAATCTCAGCTTCGAGACCGCGGCGAAACTGAAGAAAGCGGGCGTGCTCTTCGCGATCGAGAGCGGATACGAGAGTTACGTTCCAAAAACGCGCGTCGTGTTGTTCGAGGCCGCGGTCGCCGCGGCAAACGGATTGAAGTTTGAGGATGCGCTCGCGAGCATCACAATTGATGCGGCGAAGATTCTCGGCGTCGATAAGCGCATCGGCAGCCTCGAAGTTGGCAAGGACGCTGATGTCGCGCTTTACGACGGCGACCCGTTCGAGTACACGACGCACTGCGTCGGAACGGTTGTCGACGGCCGAGTTGTCAGCGAGGGCAAGAAGTAA
- a CDS encoding amidohydrolase family protein, translating to MKTTWCAVLAGVGAALGLTSGFARAQEKPIAFVNARVIPIEAGGKAAEEIERGVVVVQGGKIVAIETLTKDANYNAPSGTTVIDCKGKVIMPGIVDTHSHVGGIGGADGSATIQPSVRISDSLNPFDSGYRRVVAGGLTTINVMPGSGHLMSGQTLYMKMRMKDGKPAHRMEDLAIFDENGSPMGGMKMANGTNSLREPPFSGTRGKSAAMVREVYIKAQEYQKKWKEYDQKVSAAASEEEKAKIKAPARDLGMDALVEVLEGKRIVHHHTHRADDIATVIRIAREFGYKVVLHHTSEAWKIPEEIAQAQKDGVVLGCSIIQIDSPGGKLEAAEKSFVTGGVLERAGVRVGHHTDDWINDSRLFLRCAAIGVRAGMTRAGALRGLTLSGAEMLGLEKRVGSLEAGKDADLVILSGDPLSVYTHVEQTWVDGNKVFDRSIDVDYLHAVGGFGAGRDQEPYFCCFGQ from the coding sequence ATGAAGACGACATGGTGTGCCGTTCTGGCCGGGGTAGGGGCCGCGTTGGGACTGACCTCCGGATTTGCTCGCGCCCAGGAGAAACCCATCGCGTTTGTCAACGCGCGGGTGATCCCGATCGAAGCCGGCGGCAAGGCCGCGGAAGAGATCGAGCGCGGCGTGGTCGTCGTGCAAGGCGGCAAGATCGTCGCAATCGAGACGCTCACCAAAGACGCGAACTACAACGCGCCGAGCGGCACGACGGTCATCGACTGCAAGGGCAAGGTGATCATGCCCGGCATCGTCGATACGCACAGCCATGTCGGCGGCATCGGCGGCGCCGACGGGAGCGCCACGATCCAGCCGAGCGTGCGCATCTCCGATTCGCTCAACCCGTTCGACTCGGGCTACCGGCGCGTGGTCGCGGGCGGATTGACGACGATCAATGTCATGCCGGGGTCGGGCCACCTGATGAGCGGCCAGACGCTGTACATGAAGATGCGGATGAAGGATGGCAAGCCGGCGCACCGCATGGAGGATCTCGCGATTTTCGATGAGAACGGCAGCCCGATGGGCGGGATGAAGATGGCGAACGGCACGAATTCGCTGCGGGAGCCGCCGTTTTCGGGAACGCGCGGGAAGAGCGCGGCGATGGTGCGCGAGGTGTACATCAAGGCGCAGGAGTATCAGAAGAAGTGGAAGGAGTACGACCAGAAGGTGAGTGCCGCGGCGAGCGAGGAAGAGAAGGCGAAGATCAAGGCGCCGGCACGGGACCTGGGCATGGATGCGCTGGTGGAGGTGCTGGAAGGAAAGAGGATCGTGCATCATCACACGCACCGCGCGGACGACATCGCGACGGTGATCCGGATCGCGCGGGAATTCGGATACAAGGTGGTGCTGCACCACACGAGCGAGGCGTGGAAGATTCCGGAGGAGATCGCGCAGGCGCAGAAGGACGGCGTCGTGCTTGGATGCAGCATCATCCAGATCGACTCGCCGGGCGGGAAGCTCGAGGCGGCGGAGAAGAGTTTCGTGACCGGTGGCGTGCTCGAGAGAGCGGGCGTGCGGGTGGGGCATCACACCGACGACTGGATCAACGATTCGAGGCTGTTTCTCAGGTGTGCGGCGATCGGCGTGCGGGCGGGGATGACGCGCGCCGGCGCGCTGCGCGGATTGACCCTGAGCGGCGCGGAGATGCTCGGGCTGGAAAAGCGGGTGGGGAGTCTGGAAGCGGGGAAGGACGCGGACCTTGTGATCCTGAGCGGCGACCCGCTGAGCGTGTACACGCACGTCGAACAAACCTGGGTCGATGGGAACAAGGTGTTCGATCGGTCGATCGATGTGGATTACCTGCACGCGGTGGGCGGGTTCGGCGCGGGGCGTGATCAGGAGCCGTACTTCTGCTGCTTTGGGCAGTAG
- the tnpA gene encoding IS200/IS605 family transposase, whose translation MPGTYSQILLHIVFSTKCREPWITRDVASRLYPYIGGIVRAEKGVLYDIGGVEDHVHMYLRWRADGAVSNLMRTVKARSSLWVHQTFPNLERFAWQEGYGVFSVSKSQEDAVKKYIAIQHEHHRREDFKSELLRLLRAHRIEFDEKYVFE comes from the coding sequence ATGCCCGGCACGTATTCACAGATTCTCTTGCACATCGTTTTTTCGACGAAGTGCCGCGAACCGTGGATCACGCGCGACGTCGCGTCTCGCCTTTATCCGTACATCGGAGGCATCGTGCGCGCCGAGAAAGGCGTGCTCTACGACATAGGCGGGGTGGAGGATCACGTTCACATGTATCTGCGTTGGCGCGCCGACGGTGCGGTCTCGAATCTGATGCGCACGGTGAAGGCGCGATCGTCTCTTTGGGTGCACCAGACATTTCCGAATCTGGAGCGGTTCGCGTGGCAGGAGGGATACGGCGTGTTTTCGGTGAGCAAGTCGCAGGAGGACGCGGTCAAGAAGTACATCGCGATTCAGCACGAGCATCACCGGCGCGAAGACTTCAAGTCAGAACTTCTGCGGCTGCTCCGCGCGCACCGGATTGAGTTCGATGAGAAGTATGTGTTTGAGTGA
- a CDS encoding GNAT family N-acetyltransferase, with translation MPTWRAEGGLGSCVVSVSALAPALGGANRGSPAIERVVCAREQHEVRVVHLAVVVQVRRAARSHVHVRAQQQVVRAREQNEIGGVYCATAGFKGPPVDGMLELGYSVVPSHHRRGIATEIVQLLISSASHQFQISCFCAHTLAGDPASSGVLRKNGFVSAGTVIDPEDGALRDSSGRGEQQGLMCGAGGASA, from the coding sequence ATGCCAACCTGGCGCGCGGAGGGAGGCCTGGGAAGCTGCGTTGTTTCCGTTTCCGCTCTTGCTCCGGCACTTGGAGGTGCCAATCGCGGATCACCGGCAATCGAGCGCGTCGTATGCGCCCGCGAACAGCACGAAGTCCGCGTCGTCCACCTGGCCGTCGTCGTTCAGGTCAGACGGGCAGCCCGGAGCCATGTTCACGTCCGAGCACAGCAGCAGGTCGTACGCGCCCGCGAACAGAACGAAATCGGCGGCGTCTACTGCGCGACCGCGGGATTCAAGGGCCCGCCCGTCGATGGCATGCTCGAGCTCGGCTACAGCGTTGTCCCGTCTCACCACCGCCGCGGCATCGCAACCGAAATCGTCCAGCTCCTCATCTCCTCGGCCTCACACCAATTCCAAATATCTTGCTTCTGTGCCCACACTCTCGCCGGCGACCCGGCTTCGTCCGGCGTGCTCCGGAAGAACGGGTTTGTGTCCGCGGGGACGGTGATCGATCCGGAAGACGGAGCGTTGAGAGATTCGAGCGGAAGGGGTGAGCAGCAGGGTTTGATGTGCGGAGCGGGCGGTGCATCGGCGTAG
- the icd gene encoding isocitrate dehydrogenase (NADP(+)), translated as MPSSITMSAGKLNVPADPIIPFIEGDGTGPDIWRASVRVIDAAVNKASGGKYKIHWHEVLAGEKAFNKTGNWLPDQTIEDFKKYLVGIKGPLTTPIGGGIRSLNVALRQLLDLYVCLRPVRWFKGVPSPVKRPQDCDMILFRENTEDIYAGIEMAAGTPEAQKVLDFLQQTFPKDFAKVRFGTKAAGDSWQSALQAIGAPARDNPVQVGIGFKPVSYLGTERLVHSAIAFALKEKKKSVTLVHKGNIMKFTEGAFKDWGYKVAVQFFRAQVVTERESWILGNRDSSPGLSAEANAKMIDPGYDMMTADQKAKIVKEVEGVLASIGASHGDGKWKKMLLIKDSIADITLQQVLTRPKDFDVIACMNLNGDYLSDALAAQIGGIGIAPGANINYVSGHAIFEATHGTAPKYANLDQVNPGSVILSGEMMLRYMGSGGDKIWSDAADLIIKGMDGAISAKTVTYDFERLMKAEGDTSVQKVKCSEFGDAVIRHMG; from the coding sequence ATGCCTTCTTCGATCACGATGTCCGCCGGAAAACTCAACGTCCCCGCGGATCCGATCATCCCGTTCATCGAAGGCGACGGCACCGGACCAGACATCTGGCGCGCATCGGTGCGCGTGATCGATGCCGCGGTGAACAAGGCCTCCGGCGGCAAGTACAAGATCCACTGGCACGAAGTGCTCGCGGGCGAAAAGGCGTTCAACAAAACCGGCAACTGGCTCCCCGATCAGACGATCGAAGACTTCAAGAAGTATCTCGTCGGCATCAAGGGCCCGCTCACAACGCCGATCGGCGGCGGCATCCGCTCGCTCAACGTCGCGCTGCGCCAATTGCTCGATCTCTATGTCTGCCTGCGCCCGGTGCGCTGGTTCAAGGGCGTGCCCTCACCAGTCAAGCGCCCGCAGGACTGTGACATGATCCTCTTCAGAGAAAATACAGAGGACATCTACGCGGGCATCGAGATGGCCGCGGGAACGCCGGAGGCGCAGAAGGTTTTGGATTTTCTGCAGCAGACGTTCCCGAAGGATTTCGCGAAGGTGCGGTTTGGGACGAAGGCCGCAGGCGATTCGTGGCAAAGCGCGCTGCAGGCGATCGGCGCGCCGGCGCGCGACAACCCGGTGCAGGTCGGCATCGGGTTCAAACCGGTTTCATATCTGGGGACCGAGCGGCTTGTGCACAGCGCGATCGCGTTCGCGCTCAAAGAGAAGAAAAAGAGCGTGACCCTTGTTCACAAGGGCAACATCATGAAGTTCACCGAAGGAGCATTCAAGGATTGGGGGTACAAGGTTGCCGTGCAGTTCTTCCGGGCGCAGGTGGTGACGGAGCGCGAGTCGTGGATTCTCGGCAATCGCGATTCGAGTCCGGGGCTCAGCGCGGAAGCGAATGCGAAGATGATCGACCCCGGTTATGACATGATGACCGCGGATCAGAAGGCGAAGATCGTGAAGGAAGTCGAGGGCGTGCTCGCGTCGATCGGCGCTTCGCACGGCGACGGCAAGTGGAAGAAGATGCTGCTCATCAAGGACAGCATCGCGGACATTACGCTCCAGCAAGTGCTGACGCGGCCGAAGGACTTCGACGTCATCGCGTGCATGAATCTGAACGGCGACTATTTGTCGGATGCGCTCGCGGCGCAGATCGGCGGCATCGGGATCGCACCGGGCGCGAATATTAACTATGTTTCGGGTCACGCGATCTTCGAGGCGACGCACGGAACGGCGCCGAAGTATGCGAACCTGGATCAGGTGAACCCGGGCTCGGTGATTCTCTCCGGCGAGATGATGCTGCGGTATATGGGGAGCGGCGGGGACAAGATCTGGAGCGATGCCGCGGACTTGATCATCAAGGGCATGGACGGCGCGATCAGCGCGAAGACCGTGACGTACGACTTCGAGCGGCTCATGAAAGCGGAGGGTGACACCTCGGTTCAGAAAGTGAAATGCTCGGAGTTCGGCGACGCGGTGATCAGGCACATGGGCTGA
- a CDS encoding type VI secretion system tube protein Hcp: MRHAARVFVMAGLIGAAAFVIAGPLNPPAGTVSSTGKTTQEIYDAVQSVNSSVGGAGRGEGVPGADMQAGTIDIPAVSGFPKITAPIVGMTCDLAYTAQTGGGSNGQATLTEFSVLRNLDPGSVSTFRVITAGTHLQTVTVKLTNASGNIEYKLTDAVLTRVTTQLIQRADGTFAQLEKTWFAMSKLDITTPLGVASYSFVSTP, encoded by the coding sequence ATGCGTCACGCTGCTCGAGTTTTTGTCATGGCCGGCCTGATTGGTGCCGCGGCATTCGTGATCGCCGGGCCGCTCAACCCGCCCGCCGGGACCGTCAGCTCAACGGGGAAGACCACGCAGGAAATCTACGACGCGGTGCAGAGCGTGAATTCGAGCGTCGGCGGCGCGGGCCGGGGCGAAGGCGTTCCGGGCGCGGACATGCAGGCGGGCACGATCGACATTCCCGCGGTCAGCGGGTTTCCAAAGATCACCGCGCCCATCGTCGGCATGACCTGCGATCTCGCGTACACGGCGCAAACGGGCGGCGGCTCGAACGGGCAGGCGACTCTCACCGAGTTTTCGGTGCTCCGGAATCTCGATCCCGGCTCGGTCTCGACGTTCAGAGTGATTACGGCGGGCACCCATTTGCAGACCGTGACGGTCAAGCTGACAAACGCATCAGGAAACATCGAGTACAAACTGACCGACGCCGTCCTGACTCGGGTGACGACGCAGTTGATCCAGCGCGCCGACGGCACCTTCGCGCAGCTCGAAAAAACCTGGTTCGCGATGAGCAAGCTGGACATCACGACACCGCTGGGTGTGGCGAGCTACAGCTTCGTCAGCACGCCCTAA
- a CDS encoding DUF1801 domain-containing protein yields the protein MPIHKDIRAYNASQSAADKKICAALAKIIDAHLPGAECKIWHAHPVWFLDGNPIVGYHKLKDSVRLLFWSGQSFDEPGLAPEGSFKAAEARFTDVDEVSEKDLKRWLKKGAKIQWDYKNIVKRKGKLIWVEGKEK from the coding sequence ATGCCCATCCACAAAGACATCCGCGCGTACAACGCTTCCCAATCCGCCGCGGACAAGAAGATCTGTGCCGCGCTCGCAAAGATCATCGACGCCCATCTCCCGGGCGCGGAATGCAAGATCTGGCACGCGCATCCGGTGTGGTTTCTCGATGGCAACCCGATCGTCGGCTATCACAAGCTGAAGGACAGCGTGCGTCTGCTCTTCTGGAGCGGGCAGTCGTTCGATGAGCCCGGGCTCGCGCCCGAAGGGAGTTTCAAGGCCGCGGAAGCGCGGTTCACCGATGTTGATGAGGTTTCCGAGAAGGACCTCAAGCGCTGGCTCAAGAAGGGCGCCAAGATCCAGTGGGATTACAAGAACATCGTGAAGCGCAAGGGCAAGCTGATCTGGGTGGAAGGGAAAGAGAAGTAG
- a CDS encoding CD225/dispanin family protein, whose amino-acid sequence MFCAVCGAPNDDNAFRCTACGKKLLRPGDVISESDEDPGIGPVAVPIILAAFTALFCCQPAGIVAVVFAALAMGRNSAGAYSEARRHSETARKWAWAAFGIGLTIQLIYLAIVLMGVLASKTAKP is encoded by the coding sequence ATGTTCTGCGCAGTTTGCGGCGCTCCGAATGATGACAACGCGTTCCGATGCACCGCGTGCGGCAAAAAGCTGCTCCGCCCCGGAGACGTGATCTCCGAGAGCGACGAGGACCCGGGAATCGGTCCGGTCGCCGTGCCGATTATCCTCGCCGCGTTCACCGCGCTTTTCTGCTGCCAACCCGCCGGAATCGTCGCTGTGGTCTTCGCGGCGCTCGCGATGGGGCGCAATTCGGCGGGCGCCTATTCCGAGGCGCGCCGTCATTCGGAAACCGCGCGAAAGTGGGCGTGGGCGGCATTCGGGATCGGCCTCACGATTCAACTGATCTATTTGGCGATCGTTCTGATGGGAGTGCTCGCCTCAAAGACCGCCAAGCCCTGA
- a CDS encoding DUF4190 domain-containing protein: MFCPTCGAQAIDGANNCTACGKPLPRAIPPDNQLKSLEPVLPVNTSIWAIASGYLALFSILLLPAPFALITGIMALRSLKRHPGLRGHVRAWLGIVLGSLFSLFLLLLVFNIVASSTGRR; this comes from the coding sequence ATGTTTTGTCCGACTTGCGGGGCTCAGGCAATCGACGGTGCGAACAACTGCACGGCCTGCGGCAAGCCTCTGCCGCGGGCGATCCCACCCGACAATCAACTCAAGTCGCTCGAGCCGGTCCTGCCCGTGAACACATCGATATGGGCGATCGCTTCCGGGTATCTCGCGCTCTTTTCGATCCTGCTCTTGCCGGCGCCCTTTGCCCTGATCACCGGCATCATGGCGCTGCGGAGCCTCAAGCGGCATCCCGGCCTTCGCGGGCATGTGCGCGCCTGGCTCGGGATCGTGCTCGGCTCGCTGTTCTCGCTCTTCCTTCTTCTCTTGGTTTTCAACATCGTTGCGTCGTCCACCGGGCGGCGCTGA
- a CDS encoding alpha/beta hydrolase, which produces MRRRTRKSAPAAVLLLAAAGAIAVLSCSTPGPASKPEEIAALRRASIRATAEPPEAETPSLSYLHAGKPDDPRLIYIHGTPGSAEAWADFLTSPVPGFESIAVDRLGFGQSKDSRGGRSGVDSFQEQADAIAPLLVERDGHWPILVGHSLGGPIAARLATMYPERVRGLIIVAGSLDPAQEKPGLGQAVATTDFIRFFLPQTLDNSMGELAAAKKQTELLAPELSKITCPVIVIHGASDQLVPYANVDYITKMLTNAKSVSVVRLDKQGHFVPWERPEAIRNAVAELGASR; this is translated from the coding sequence GTGCGGCGACGGACACGCAAATCCGCGCCGGCTGCTGTTTTGCTCCTTGCCGCGGCGGGCGCGATTGCTGTCTTGAGTTGCTCAACGCCGGGACCGGCATCCAAGCCCGAGGAGATCGCGGCGCTCCGGCGCGCGTCGATCCGGGCAACCGCCGAGCCACCGGAAGCGGAGACACCTTCGCTTTCGTATCTCCATGCCGGCAAACCGGACGACCCGCGTCTCATCTACATTCACGGCACCCCGGGCTCCGCCGAAGCATGGGCGGATTTTCTGACCTCGCCGGTTCCGGGATTCGAGTCGATCGCGGTCGATCGGCTCGGTTTCGGGCAATCCAAAGACTCGCGCGGCGGGCGCAGCGGAGTCGATTCGTTTCAGGAGCAGGCCGACGCGATCGCGCCGCTGCTTGTGGAGCGCGACGGGCACTGGCCGATTCTCGTGGGGCATTCACTCGGCGGACCGATCGCGGCGCGACTCGCGACGATGTATCCGGAGCGTGTGCGCGGACTGATCATCGTGGCGGGCTCGCTCGATCCGGCGCAGGAAAAGCCCGGACTCGGCCAGGCAGTGGCGACGACCGACTTCATACGGTTCTTTCTGCCGCAGACGCTCGACAACAGCATGGGAGAACTGGCCGCGGCAAAGAAGCAGACCGAACTGCTCGCGCCCGAGCTTTCAAAGATTACCTGCCCCGTGATCGTCATCCACGGCGCGAGCGATCAACTCGTGCCCTACGCCAATGTGGATTACATCACGAAGATGCTGACGAACGCGAAGAGTGTCTCGGTGGTGAGACTCGACAAGCAAGGACACTTTGTCCCGTGGGAGCGACCGGAGGCCATTCGAAATGCCGTCGCCGAACTTGGGGCGTCTCGTTGA
- a CDS encoding response regulator transcription factor, with product MTHTTTVMALDALWPVGRALARVFQRNESISWAGLAIDTPSWREMLIAAQPDIALIDPLGFRETTHQLVKLTRAVSPDTRIVLFVPTIAEPVVQRWYDAGADACVAKWMHPDLILDVVAQVRRGTFRRDEFWELISANLAAAS from the coding sequence ATGACGCACACGACAACGGTGATGGCACTTGACGCTTTGTGGCCGGTGGGGCGAGCGCTCGCACGCGTGTTCCAGCGCAACGAGTCGATCAGTTGGGCGGGGCTCGCGATCGACACCCCGAGCTGGCGCGAGATGCTGATCGCGGCGCAGCCCGATATCGCGCTCATCGATCCGCTCGGATTCCGCGAGACAACCCATCAGCTTGTGAAGCTCACGCGCGCGGTTTCTCCCGACACCAGAATCGTGCTGTTCGTGCCCACGATCGCCGAGCCGGTCGTGCAGCGCTGGTACGACGCGGGCGCCGACGCGTGCGTCGCGAAATGGATGCACCCGGACTTGATTCTGGATGTCGTTGCGCAGGTGCGCAGGGGAACGTTCCGGCGCGACGAATTCTGGGAGCTGATTTCGGCGAATCTCGCGGCGGCCTCTTGA
- a CDS encoding DUF1579 family protein, whose translation MSDATQAGVAPRLRSRNPEAAARVAESSGKMPDGNMIGAILTLGYDASKKKCVGSWIGSPMTTLFVYEGELDAKGETLPLNCTVPGWNDPTKTMPYQDIHEMRKDGTRLMRSQALGPDGKWMQFMSATYRRVT comes from the coding sequence ATGAGTGATGCTACACAGGCCGGCGTTGCGCCGCGCTTGCGAAGCCGAAATCCGGAAGCTGCCGCGAGAGTCGCCGAGTCCAGCGGCAAGATGCCGGACGGCAACATGATCGGCGCGATCCTCACGCTCGGCTACGACGCCAGCAAAAAGAAGTGCGTAGGCTCGTGGATCGGTTCGCCGATGACAACGCTGTTTGTCTACGAGGGCGAACTGGACGCGAAGGGAGAAACCCTGCCCTTGAACTGCACCGTCCCGGGCTGGAATGACCCGACCAAGACGATGCCGTATCAGGACATCCACGAGATGCGAAAAGACGGCACGCGCCTGATGCGCTCACAGGCGCTCGGGCCGGACGGGAAGTGGATGCAGTTCATGAGCGCGACGTATCGAAGAGTGACGTAA
- a CDS encoding dockerin type I repeat-containing protein, with translation MRHTVVSALAAVACAVSGAWAQSNTFISMPMLQGDPVPGLAGTNFGSATSVPAINASNNVAFWNRYNVTDGALFANSGAMHIVVKGNDPAPGGGLFAPVTGPAFTFSDTGFAAFVHSLNGGGTSLGIWSETGLGLNLMAYNHAAAPSSPPGTFILEGTQLLSCSNKGHLAFTCVSDATGTGHSYITLFTGKPGSLSQHARQDAPPSSTGFTSLSPVMQINGGGVACLAGSFISDAPHSGVLTGASGGLQVTAATEQDAPGTAGQPLPGVKFKSIGAYALNGSNAVAFLAALQGGGYNGEMALYVKDAGGVRQLFVANQQVPGEPGGTFWGTFNAPLYCDNGDIIIQANVFGPATNSSNQTGIWRYRANALSKICRGGQQVPDVPGATLGLSSSTAVAANAVGQIAFSGTFDLGGNVQALFGTDRSGNLVTVYKAPDKVTVRPGMIRSFSSFSNLNISGGNDGRQRSLNDAGYIACSASVNVPPGQPFGQNGKGILLFRIAARCPGDLNNDGAVDDADFIVFVFAYNTLDCADLAMPLGCPADLNGDGFVDDADFVIFVVGYNELVCP, from the coding sequence ATGCGTCACACTGTGGTGTCCGCGCTTGCCGCCGTCGCCTGCGCCGTTTCCGGCGCGTGGGCTCAGAGCAACACTTTTATCTCCATGCCGATGCTTCAGGGCGATCCCGTCCCCGGGCTTGCGGGCACGAACTTTGGAAGCGCGACGAGCGTTCCGGCGATCAACGCTTCGAACAACGTTGCATTCTGGAATCGGTACAACGTCACCGACGGTGCGCTCTTCGCGAACTCCGGTGCCATGCACATCGTCGTCAAAGGAAATGACCCGGCGCCCGGGGGCGGACTCTTCGCACCCGTGACGGGGCCGGCGTTTACCTTTTCAGATACCGGGTTCGCGGCGTTCGTGCACTCCCTCAATGGTGGAGGAACTTCGCTCGGCATCTGGTCCGAGACCGGGCTTGGTTTGAATCTCATGGCGTACAACCATGCCGCTGCGCCCAGTTCGCCCCCGGGGACGTTCATCCTCGAAGGCACGCAGCTTCTCTCATGTTCGAACAAGGGTCATCTTGCCTTCACGTGCGTGTCGGATGCGACGGGGACGGGGCATTCCTACATCACGCTGTTCACGGGCAAGCCCGGCTCGCTCTCGCAGCATGCGCGCCAGGATGCACCGCCTTCGAGTACGGGGTTCACCAGCCTCAGCCCGGTCATGCAGATCAACGGCGGGGGAGTAGCGTGTCTCGCGGGGAGTTTCATCAGCGATGCGCCGCACAGCGGCGTGCTCACCGGCGCTTCGGGCGGGCTCCAGGTGACCGCGGCGACCGAGCAGGATGCGCCCGGCACGGCGGGGCAGCCGCTGCCGGGAGTGAAGTTCAAGTCGATCGGGGCGTACGCGCTGAACGGTTCCAATGCCGTGGCGTTTCTGGCGGCGCTCCAGGGCGGCGGGTACAACGGCGAGATGGCGTTGTATGTCAAGGATGCTGGGGGCGTGCGGCAGTTGTTTGTCGCGAACCAGCAGGTGCCGGGCGAGCCCGGAGGCACGTTCTGGGGAACGTTCAATGCGCCGCTCTATTGCGACAACGGCGACATCATCATCCAGGCGAATGTGTTCGGGCCTGCGACCAACAGTTCGAATCAGACGGGCATCTGGCGGTATCGCGCCAATGCCCTTTCGAAGATCTGCCGCGGTGGGCAGCAGGTGCCCGATGTGCCCGGGGCGACGCTGGGACTCTCGTCATCGACGGCGGTTGCCGCGAATGCGGTTGGCCAGATTGCGTTCAGCGGGACGTTCGATCTCGGGGGCAACGTCCAGGCGCTCTTTGGCACCGATCGCTCGGGCAATCTTGTCACGGTGTACAAGGCGCCGGACAAGGTTACGGTTCGGCCGGGCATGATCCGTTCGTTTTCGAGCTTCTCGAATCTCAACATCAGCGGCGGGAACGACGGGAGGCAGCGTTCGCTGAATGACGCGGGGTACATCGCGTGCAGCGCGAGCGTGAATGTGCCGCCGGGGCAGCCGTTTGGCCAGAACGGGAAGGGGATTCTCCTGTTCCGTATTGCGGCAAGGTGTCCGGGGGATCTGAACAACGATGGCGCCGTCGATGACGCCGACTTCATCGTTTTCGTCTTTGCGTACAACACGCTCGATTGCGCGGATCTGGCGATGCCGCTGGGGTGTCCGGCGGATTTGAACGGGGATGGATTCGTGGACGACGCGGACTTCGTCATCTTTGTCGTGGGGTATAACGAGTTGGTTTGCCCGTGA